The Cygnus olor isolate bCygOlo1 chromosome 18, bCygOlo1.pri.v2, whole genome shotgun sequence genome includes a window with the following:
- the ITGB4 gene encoding integrin beta-4 isoform X2 translates to MRRKRMAALPRACAALLLLSLLCTTTLCQRSKNNRCVQSRAKSCSECIRVDKECSFCTEESFDEPRCDLRENLLRYGCREASIVYMRGEIRTEQNISINTRLQRTQVAPQGMFMRLRAGEEMSFYMDVFQPLESPVDLYILMDFSYSMSDDLDNLKSMGHNLADFLQALTSNYTIGFGKFVDKVSSPQTDMRPEKLREPWNNADSPFSFKNVIRLTNNINYFSQELRKERISGNLDAPEGGFDAILQTAVCKDKIGWRKDSTHLLVFSTESAFHYEADGTNVLAGILARNDEKCHLDARGTYVYDTKQDYPSVPTLVRLLGQHNIIPIFAVTNHSYSYYEKLHKYFPISEIGVLQEDSSNIVELLRTAFERIRSKMDIRADYVPKALKTEFSSSMYQKTESGSFNITRGEVGKFKVRVRALEYVGGQHVCSLPEKDRQGVIHVKPTSLSDSLEVRASVVCDVCPCEQHAVFSSPKCSFHGDFICGQCICHKGWQGDTCHCSSELSSNKTDCIRPGDEKVCSGRGECLCGKCQCNLEGQAQRFDGDFCQYDVLQCPRTSGFLCNDRGRCSKGACVCESGWEGPGCECPTSNDTCIDSRGGICNNQGRCECGRCICDKASVYISSTCEISYSLGFQAICESIRDCVQCQAWGTGNRKGNCSTCHLQVQMVEELKKEEASEHCSFQDEEDDCTYHYTLKGDPSILPNATVQVQKKKECPPGSFLWLIPLLIFLILLLGLLLLLCWRFCACCKACLALLPCCARGRTVGFKEDHYMLRQSLMSSDHLDTPMVRSGSLKGRDTVRWKINNNVHKQGFASHAATANPKDLISYGLSLRLTRLFTQNLMKPESRECEQLRKEVEENLNDIYKHIPGCHKLQQTKFRVQPNSGKRQDHTIVDTVLTAPRSAKTDIIKVTEKHVSHEAFNDLKVSPGYYTVTSDQDAHGMVEFQEAVELVDVRVPLFIREDDDDEKQLQVEAIDVPTGIAEIGRRLVNITIIKEQASSLITFLQPAYSHSRFDKVAKIPVLREIIDNGKSQVTYRTRDLTAKDGRDYVFAEGDLIFQPGETRKEVQVSLLELTEIDTLLHNCQLKQFAIDLLHPKYGAKIGRYPQATVTIADPEVVDGVPPLTGMGQVTQSPKGRLGAPLNPNAQALSSRKIRFSWFPPPGKPLGYKVKYWIQGDPESEARLIDVKSPSAELSNLYPFCDYEMQVCAYNAVGEGVYSDIVHCRTLEDVPSEPGRLAFNVVSSTVTQLSWAEPAETNGEITAYEVSYGLVNEDNIPIGPVKKVLVEDPKKRMVLIENLRESQPYRYMVKARNGAGWGPEREATINLATQPRRPLSIPIIPDVPIIDAEGGEDYDSYLMYSTDVLRSPVGSKHPSVSDDSGSRWKYVQLLGEDLDLRRITWRLPPETIPRLSGSSHLSSDTEGLLREEDSDVATGSLMRSGTPQPQAEHLLNGRVDFSGSSGTLTRATNTSYHQMSSHVQQEHRVMGSSSLTRDYSTMMMGHDYPGRPLPPIHEDAGRKIPLPRDVGFRSRAKVKGYYPSTGFRDSIIMTDGSAGICKYIDSRLPLGVPDTPTRLVFSALGPTSLKVSWQEPHCEKEVQGYSVQYQLLNGGEVHRLTIPNPGQNSVVVEDLLPNHSYIFKVKAQSEEGWGPEREGVITIESQVDPQSPLSPVPGSPFTLSTPSAPGPLVFTALSPDSLQLSWERPRKPNGAILGYMVTCEMLHGGGEPRNIYVEGDNPETTLTVPHLSENIPYKFKVQAKTTQGFGPEREGIITIESQDGGTFSQFGGQQYMREVYNFPTEYTTKTSISHSSLDPHFSDGMLMTTQRVESASSTLTKQVTKEFVSRTVMSSGTLTKQMERQFYEA, encoded by the exons AGCTTCGACGAGCCCCGCTGCGACCTGCGGGAGAACCTGCTGCGCTACGGCTGCAGGGAGGCCAGCATTGTCTACATGAGGGGCGAGATACGGACAGAGCAG AATATCAGCATCAACACGCGCCTGCAGAGGACCCAGGTGGCCCCCCAGGGCATGTTCATGCGGTTGCGGGCTGGGGAGGAGATGAGCTTCTACATGGACGTCTTCCAGCCCCTGGAGAGCCCCGTGGATCTCTACATCCTCATGGACTTCTCCTACTCTATGTCCGATGATCTGGACAACCTCAAAAGCATGGGCCACAACCTAG ccgACTTCCTGCAAGCCCTGACCTCCAACTACACCATCGGCTTTGGCAAGTTTGTGGACAAAGTCTCGTCCCCACAGACAGACATGAGGCCTGAGAA GCTTCGCGAGCCCTGGAACAATGCCGActcccccttctccttcaaAAACGTCATCCGTCTGACCAACAACATCAACTACTTCAGCCAGGAGCTCAGGAAGGAGCGCATCTCCGGCAACCTGGATGCCCCTGAGGGCGGCTTTGATGCCATCCTGCAGACAGCTGTGTGCaag GACAAGATCGGCTGGAGGAAGGACAGCACGCACCTGCTCGTGTTCTCCACCGAGTCTGCCTTTCACTACGAAGCTGACGGCACCAATGTCCTGGCAGGGATCCTAGCAAGGAACGACGAGAAGTGTCACCTGGACGCCAGGGGCACCTACGTGTATGACACCAAGCAGGACTATCCGTCGGTGCCCACCCTCGTGCGCCTGCTGGGCCAGCACAACATCATCCCCATCTTTGCTGTCACCAACCACTCCTACAGCTACTACGAG aAGCTGCACAAATATTTCCCCATCTCTGAGATTGGGGTGCTCCAGGAAGACTCATCCAACATCGTGGAGCTGCTTCGCACAGCCTTCGAG CGCATCCGCTCCAAGATGGACATCCGGGCTGACTACGTCCCCAAGGCCTTGAAGACAGAGTTCAGCTCCTCCATGTACCAAAAGACGGAATCCGGCTCCTTCAACATCACCCGAGGGGAAGTG ggCAAGTTCAAGGTGCGTGTGAGGGCACTCGAGTACGTCGGTGGGCAGCATGTCTGCAGCCTCCCGGAGAAAGACCGGCAGGGAGTTATCCACGTGAAGCCCACGTCCCTGAGCGACAGCCTTGAAGTCAGAGCCTCGGTGGTCTGCGATGTGTGCCCTTGCGAACAG CATGCAGTCTTCTCCTCACCCAAGTGCAGCTTCCATGGGGACTTCATCTGTGGACAGTGCATCTGCCACAAAGGCTG GCAAGGGGACACGTGCCACTGCTCCTCGGAATTGTCCTCCAACAAAACAGACTGCATCCGCCCTGGGGATGAGAAGGTGTGCTCGGGTCGGGGCGAGTGTCTCTGCGGGAAGTGCCAGTGCAACCTCGAGGGCCAGGCACAGCGCTTCGATGGGGACTTCTGCCAGTATGACGTCCTGCAGTGCCCGCGCACCTCCGGCTTCCTCTGCAATG ATCGCGGTCGCTGCTCCAAGGGTGCCTGCGTGTGTGAGAGCGGCTGGGAGGGCCCAGGCTGCGAGTGTCCCACGAGCAACGACACCTGCATCGACAGCCGGGGG gGCATCTGCAACAACCAGGGGAGGTGCGAGTGTGGCAGGTGCATCTGTGACAAGGCATCTGTGTACATCAGCTCCACCTGCGAGATCAGCTACTCCCTG GGCTTCCAGGCCATCTGTGAGAGCATCCGGGACTGCGTTCAGTGCCAGGCCTGGGGAACAGGCAACAGGAAAGGGAACTGCAGCACGTGCCACCTCCAGGTCCAGATGGTGGAGGAGCTGAAGAAAG AGGAGGCCAGCGAGCACTGCTCCTTCCAGGATGAGGAGGACGACTGCACCTACCACTACACCCTGAAGGGAGACCCCAGCATCCTCCCCAACGCCACTGTCCAGgtgcagaagaagaaag AGTGCCCTCCGGGAAGCTTCCTCTGGCTCATCCCGCTGCTCATTTTCCTGATCCttctcctggggctgctgctgctgctctgctggaggtTCTGCGCCTGCTGCAAG GCTTGCCTGGCCCTGCTTCCCTGCTGTGCACGAG gtCGCACGGTTGGCTTCAAGGAGGACCACTACATGCTGCGCCAGAGCCTCATGTCCTCCGACCACCTAGACACCCCCATGGTCCGCAGCGGGTCCCTCAAGGGCCGAGACACCGTCCGCTGGAAGATCAACAACAACGTCCACAAGCAGGGCTTCGCCTCCCACGCCGCCACCGCCAACCCCAAAGATCTCA TTTCCTATGGGCTGTCTCTGAGGCTCACCCGGCTTTTCACGCAGAACCTCATGAAGCCAGAGAGCCGGGAGTGCGAGCAGCTGCGCAAGGAAGTGGAGGAGAAC ctgaaCGACATTTACAAGCACATCCCGGGCTGCCACAAGCTCCAGCAGACCAAGTTCAG GGTACAGCCCAATTCTGGGAAAAG GCAGGACCACACCATCGTGGACACTGTGCTCACCGCCCCTCGCTCAGCCAAGACAGACATCATCAAAGTCACCGAGAAGCATGTCTCCCACGAGGCTTTCAACGACCTAAAGGTTTCACCAGGTTATTACACCGTGACCTCAGATCAAG ATGCTCACGGGATGGTGGAGTTCCAAGAAGCCGTGGAGCTGGTGGATGTCCGTGTCCCGCTCTTCATCAGGgaggatgatgatgatgagaagcagctgcaggtggAGGCCATTGATGTCCCCACCGGCATCGCAGAGATTGGACGCAGGCTGGTCAACATCACCATCATCAAAGAACAAG CCAGCAGCCTCATCACCTTCTTGCAGCCAGCCTACTCCCACAGCCGCTTTGACAAGGTGGCCAAGATCCCTGTCCTGCGGGAGATCATAGACAACGGGAAGTCCCAAGTCACCTACAGGACCCGAGATCTCACCGCCAAGGATGGCAGG gaCTATGTCTTTGCAGAAGGCGACCTGATCTTCCAGCCCGGCGAGACCCGGAAAGAGGTCCAGGTCTCCCTCCTGGAGCTCACCGAAATAGACACCCTCCTGCACAACTGCCAGCTCAAGCAGTTCGCCATCGACCTTCTCCATCCCAAGTACGGTGCCAAGATTGGCCGCTACCCCCAGGCCACGGTGACCATCGCTGACCCAG AGGTGGTGGATGGCGTTCCCCCGCTGACTGGCATGGGCCAGGTCACCCAGTCCCCCAAAGGCCGCCTGGGTGCACCGCTGAATCCCAATGCCCAGGCTCTCAGCTCCAGGAAAATCCGTTTCAGCTGGTTTCCTCCACCAGGAAAACCCCTGGGGTACAAG GTGAAATACTGGATCCAGGGGGACCCCGAGTCAGAAGCTCGCCTCATCGATGTCAAATCACCATCGGCAGAACTGAGTAACCTCTACCCCTTCTGTGACTATGAGATGCAAGTCTGTGCCTACAATGCCGTGGGTGAAGGGGTCTACTCCGACATCGTCCACTGCCGCACGCTGGAGGATG TGCCCAGCGAGCCTGGCCGCTTGGCTTTCAACGTTGTCTCTTCCACTGTGACgcagctgagctgggctgaGCCCGCAGAAACCAACGGGGAGATCACGGCGTATGAAGTCAGCTATGGACTTGTTAACGAGGACAACA TACCCATTGGCCCAGTGAAGAAGGTGCTGGTGGAAGACCCAAAGAAACGCATGGTGCTGATAGAAAACCTGCGGGAGTCCCAGCCCTACCGTTACATGGTGAAGGCCAGAAATGGTGCTGGCTGGGGGCCTGAGAGAGAAGCCACCATCAACCTTGCTACGCAGCCCAGGCGTCCGTTGTCCA TCCCGATCATCCCTGATGTCCCCATCATCGATGCTGAAGGAGGTGAGGACTACGACAGCTACCTGATGTACAGCACAGATGTGCTTCGTTCTCCAGTTGGCAGCAAGCATCCCAGCGTCTCTGATGATTCAG GCTCCAGGTGGAAATatgtgcagctgctgggagaagacTTGGATCTTCGCCGCATCACCTGGAGGCTCCCACCCGAAACCATTCCCCGCCTCTCTGGCAGCAGCCACCTCTCCTCGGACACCGAGGGTCTCCTCCGCGAGGAGGACAGCGACGTGGCTACTGGCAGCCTGATGAGGAGTgggaccccccagccccaagcag AGCACCTGCTGAACGGCCGGGTGGACTTCTCCGGCAGCAGCGGCACACTGACCAGGGCAACAAACACCAGCTACCACCAGATGAGCTCACAcgtgcagcaggagcacagggtGATGGGCAGCTCCTCGCTGACCAGAGACTACTCCACGATGATGATGGGGCACG ATTACCCAGGGCGACCCCTCCCTCCCATCCATGAAGATGCTGGGAGGAAAATCCCGCTGCCCCGGGATGTGGGTTTCAGGAGCAGGGCAAAGGTGAAGGGTTACTACCCCAGCACCGGCTTTCGGGACTCTATAATCATGACTGATGGGTCCGCAGGGATTTGCAAGTACATAG ATTCCAGGCTGCCGCTGGGCGTCCCCGACACCCCGACCCGTTTGGTCTTCTCCGCCTTGGGGCCCACCTCCCTGAAGGTGAGCTGGCAGGAGCCGCACTGTGAGAAGGAGGTGCAGGGCTACAGCGTGCAGTACCAGCTGCTCAACGGAG GAGAGGTGCACCGCCTCACCATCCCCAACCCCGGCCAGAACTCAGTGGTGGTGGAGGACCTGCTGCCCAACCACTCCTACATCTTCAAGGTGAAGGCGCAGAGTGAGGAGGGCTGGGGCCCCGAGAGGGAAGGAGTCATCACTATTGAGTCCCAGGTGGACCCACAGAGCCCGCTCAGCCCTGTTCCAG GTTCCCCCTTCACTCTGAGCACACCCAGCGCTCCCGGACCACTGGTCTTCACTGCCCTCAGCCCCGAttccctgcagctcagctgggagAGGCCCCGCAAGCCCAACGGGGCCATCCTGGGCTACATGGTCACCTGCGAGATGCTGCACGGAGGAG GGGAGCCCAGGAATATCTACGTTGAAGGAGACAATCCAGAAACAACCCTGACCGTGCCCCACCTGAGCGAGAACATCCCGTACAAGTTCAAAGTGCAAGCCAAGACCACCCAAGGCTTCGGGCCGGAGAGAGAAGGCATCATCACCATCGAATCTCAGGACGGAG gcACTTTCTCACAGTTTGGAGGACAGCAGTACATGAGAGAAGTGTACAACTTTCCTACTGAATACACCACCAAAACCAgcatcagccactcctccctgGACCCCCACTTCTCAG ACGGCATGCTGATGACGACCCAGCGGGTGGAGAGCGCCAGCAGCACCCTCACCAAGCAGGTCACCAAAGAGTTCGTCAGCAGGACCGTGATGTCCAGTGGGACCCTCACCAAGCAGATGGAGAGGCAGTTCTACGAGGCCTGA
- the ITGB4 gene encoding integrin beta-4 isoform X4, whose protein sequence is MRRKRMAALPRACAALLLLSLLCTTTLCQRSKNNRCVQSRAKSCSECIRVDKECSFCTEESFDEPRCDLRENLLRYGCREASIVYMRGEIRTEQNISINTRLQRTQVAPQGMFMRLRAGEEMSFYMDVFQPLESPVDLYILMDFSYSMSDDLDNLKSMGHNLADFLQALTSNYTIGFGKFVDKVSSPQTDMRPEKLREPWNNADSPFSFKNVIRLTNNINYFSQELRKERISGNLDAPEGGFDAILQTAVCKDKIGWRKDSTHLLVFSTESAFHYEADGTNVLAGILARNDEKCHLDARGTYVYDTKQDYPSVPTLVRLLGQHNIIPIFAVTNHSYSYYEKLHKYFPISEIGVLQEDSSNIVELLRTAFERIRSKMDIRADYVPKALKTEFSSSMYQKTESGSFNITRGEVGKFKVRVRALEYVGGQHVCSLPEKDRQGVIHVKPTSLSDSLEVRASVVCDVCPCEQHAVFSSPKCSFHGDFICGQCICHKGWQGDTCHCSSELSSNKTDCIRPGDEKVCSGRGECLCGKCQCNLEGQAQRFDGDFCQYDVLQCPRTSGFLCNDRGRCSKGACVCESGWEGPGCECPTSNDTCIDSRGGICNNQGRCECGRCICDKASVYISSTCEISYSLGFQAICESIRDCVQCQAWGTGNRKGNCSTCHLQVQMVEELKKEEASEHCSFQDEEDDCTYHYTLKGDPSILPNATVQVQKKKECPPGSFLWLIPLLIFLILLLGLLLLLCWRFCACCKACLALLPCCARGRTVGFKEDHYMLRQSLMSSDHLDTPMVRSGSLKGRDTVRWKINNNVHKQGFASHAATANPKDLISYGLSLRLTRLFTQNLMKPESRECEQLRKEVEENLNDIYKHIPGCHKLQQTKFRVQPNSGKRQDHTIVDTVLTAPRSAKTDIIKVTEKHVSHEAFNDLKVSPGYYTVTSDQDAHGMVEFQEAVELVDVRVPLFIREDDDDEKQLQVEAIDVPTGIAEIGRRLVNITIIKEQASSLITFLQPAYSHSRFDKVAKIPVLREIIDNGKSQVTYRTRDLTAKDGRDYVFAEGDLIFQPGETRKEVQVSLLELTEIDTLLHNCQLKQFAIDLLHPKYGAKIGRYPQATVTIADPEVVDGVPPLTGMGQVTQSPKGRLGAPLNPNAQALSSRKIRFSWFPPPGKPLGYKVKYWIQGDPESEARLIDVKSPSAELSNLYPFCDYEMQVCAYNAVGEGVYSDIVHCRTLEDVPSEPGRLAFNVVSSTVTQLSWAEPAETNGEITAYEVSYGLVNEDNIPIGPVKKVLVEDPKKRMVLIENLRESQPYRYMVKARNGAGWGPEREATINLATQPRRPLSIPIIPDVPIIDAEGGEDYDSYLMYSTDVLRSPVGSKHPSVSDDSEHLLNGRVDFSGSSGTLTRATNTSYHQMSSHVQQEHRVMGSSSLTRDYSTMMMGHDYPGRPLPPIHEDAGRKIPLPRDVGFRSRAKVKGYYPSTGFRDSIIMTDGSAGICKYIDSRLPLGVPDTPTRLVFSALGPTSLKVSWQEPHCEKEVQGYSVQYQLLNGGEVHRLTIPNPGQNSVVVEDLLPNHSYIFKVKAQSEEGWGPEREGVITIESQVDPQSPLSPVPGSPFTLSTPSAPGPLVFTALSPDSLQLSWERPRKPNGAILGYMVTCEMLHGGGEPRNIYVEGDNPETTLTVPHLSENIPYKFKVQAKTTQGFGPEREGIITIESQDGGTFSQFGGQQYMREVYNFPTEYTTKTSISHSSLDPHFSDGMLMTTQRVESASSTLTKQVTKEFVSRTVMSSGTLTKQMERQFYEA, encoded by the exons AGCTTCGACGAGCCCCGCTGCGACCTGCGGGAGAACCTGCTGCGCTACGGCTGCAGGGAGGCCAGCATTGTCTACATGAGGGGCGAGATACGGACAGAGCAG AATATCAGCATCAACACGCGCCTGCAGAGGACCCAGGTGGCCCCCCAGGGCATGTTCATGCGGTTGCGGGCTGGGGAGGAGATGAGCTTCTACATGGACGTCTTCCAGCCCCTGGAGAGCCCCGTGGATCTCTACATCCTCATGGACTTCTCCTACTCTATGTCCGATGATCTGGACAACCTCAAAAGCATGGGCCACAACCTAG ccgACTTCCTGCAAGCCCTGACCTCCAACTACACCATCGGCTTTGGCAAGTTTGTGGACAAAGTCTCGTCCCCACAGACAGACATGAGGCCTGAGAA GCTTCGCGAGCCCTGGAACAATGCCGActcccccttctccttcaaAAACGTCATCCGTCTGACCAACAACATCAACTACTTCAGCCAGGAGCTCAGGAAGGAGCGCATCTCCGGCAACCTGGATGCCCCTGAGGGCGGCTTTGATGCCATCCTGCAGACAGCTGTGTGCaag GACAAGATCGGCTGGAGGAAGGACAGCACGCACCTGCTCGTGTTCTCCACCGAGTCTGCCTTTCACTACGAAGCTGACGGCACCAATGTCCTGGCAGGGATCCTAGCAAGGAACGACGAGAAGTGTCACCTGGACGCCAGGGGCACCTACGTGTATGACACCAAGCAGGACTATCCGTCGGTGCCCACCCTCGTGCGCCTGCTGGGCCAGCACAACATCATCCCCATCTTTGCTGTCACCAACCACTCCTACAGCTACTACGAG aAGCTGCACAAATATTTCCCCATCTCTGAGATTGGGGTGCTCCAGGAAGACTCATCCAACATCGTGGAGCTGCTTCGCACAGCCTTCGAG CGCATCCGCTCCAAGATGGACATCCGGGCTGACTACGTCCCCAAGGCCTTGAAGACAGAGTTCAGCTCCTCCATGTACCAAAAGACGGAATCCGGCTCCTTCAACATCACCCGAGGGGAAGTG ggCAAGTTCAAGGTGCGTGTGAGGGCACTCGAGTACGTCGGTGGGCAGCATGTCTGCAGCCTCCCGGAGAAAGACCGGCAGGGAGTTATCCACGTGAAGCCCACGTCCCTGAGCGACAGCCTTGAAGTCAGAGCCTCGGTGGTCTGCGATGTGTGCCCTTGCGAACAG CATGCAGTCTTCTCCTCACCCAAGTGCAGCTTCCATGGGGACTTCATCTGTGGACAGTGCATCTGCCACAAAGGCTG GCAAGGGGACACGTGCCACTGCTCCTCGGAATTGTCCTCCAACAAAACAGACTGCATCCGCCCTGGGGATGAGAAGGTGTGCTCGGGTCGGGGCGAGTGTCTCTGCGGGAAGTGCCAGTGCAACCTCGAGGGCCAGGCACAGCGCTTCGATGGGGACTTCTGCCAGTATGACGTCCTGCAGTGCCCGCGCACCTCCGGCTTCCTCTGCAATG ATCGCGGTCGCTGCTCCAAGGGTGCCTGCGTGTGTGAGAGCGGCTGGGAGGGCCCAGGCTGCGAGTGTCCCACGAGCAACGACACCTGCATCGACAGCCGGGGG gGCATCTGCAACAACCAGGGGAGGTGCGAGTGTGGCAGGTGCATCTGTGACAAGGCATCTGTGTACATCAGCTCCACCTGCGAGATCAGCTACTCCCTG GGCTTCCAGGCCATCTGTGAGAGCATCCGGGACTGCGTTCAGTGCCAGGCCTGGGGAACAGGCAACAGGAAAGGGAACTGCAGCACGTGCCACCTCCAGGTCCAGATGGTGGAGGAGCTGAAGAAAG AGGAGGCCAGCGAGCACTGCTCCTTCCAGGATGAGGAGGACGACTGCACCTACCACTACACCCTGAAGGGAGACCCCAGCATCCTCCCCAACGCCACTGTCCAGgtgcagaagaagaaag AGTGCCCTCCGGGAAGCTTCCTCTGGCTCATCCCGCTGCTCATTTTCCTGATCCttctcctggggctgctgctgctgctctgctggaggtTCTGCGCCTGCTGCAAG GCTTGCCTGGCCCTGCTTCCCTGCTGTGCACGAG gtCGCACGGTTGGCTTCAAGGAGGACCACTACATGCTGCGCCAGAGCCTCATGTCCTCCGACCACCTAGACACCCCCATGGTCCGCAGCGGGTCCCTCAAGGGCCGAGACACCGTCCGCTGGAAGATCAACAACAACGTCCACAAGCAGGGCTTCGCCTCCCACGCCGCCACCGCCAACCCCAAAGATCTCA TTTCCTATGGGCTGTCTCTGAGGCTCACCCGGCTTTTCACGCAGAACCTCATGAAGCCAGAGAGCCGGGAGTGCGAGCAGCTGCGCAAGGAAGTGGAGGAGAAC ctgaaCGACATTTACAAGCACATCCCGGGCTGCCACAAGCTCCAGCAGACCAAGTTCAG GGTACAGCCCAATTCTGGGAAAAG GCAGGACCACACCATCGTGGACACTGTGCTCACCGCCCCTCGCTCAGCCAAGACAGACATCATCAAAGTCACCGAGAAGCATGTCTCCCACGAGGCTTTCAACGACCTAAAGGTTTCACCAGGTTATTACACCGTGACCTCAGATCAAG ATGCTCACGGGATGGTGGAGTTCCAAGAAGCCGTGGAGCTGGTGGATGTCCGTGTCCCGCTCTTCATCAGGgaggatgatgatgatgagaagcagctgcaggtggAGGCCATTGATGTCCCCACCGGCATCGCAGAGATTGGACGCAGGCTGGTCAACATCACCATCATCAAAGAACAAG CCAGCAGCCTCATCACCTTCTTGCAGCCAGCCTACTCCCACAGCCGCTTTGACAAGGTGGCCAAGATCCCTGTCCTGCGGGAGATCATAGACAACGGGAAGTCCCAAGTCACCTACAGGACCCGAGATCTCACCGCCAAGGATGGCAGG gaCTATGTCTTTGCAGAAGGCGACCTGATCTTCCAGCCCGGCGAGACCCGGAAAGAGGTCCAGGTCTCCCTCCTGGAGCTCACCGAAATAGACACCCTCCTGCACAACTGCCAGCTCAAGCAGTTCGCCATCGACCTTCTCCATCCCAAGTACGGTGCCAAGATTGGCCGCTACCCCCAGGCCACGGTGACCATCGCTGACCCAG AGGTGGTGGATGGCGTTCCCCCGCTGACTGGCATGGGCCAGGTCACCCAGTCCCCCAAAGGCCGCCTGGGTGCACCGCTGAATCCCAATGCCCAGGCTCTCAGCTCCAGGAAAATCCGTTTCAGCTGGTTTCCTCCACCAGGAAAACCCCTGGGGTACAAG GTGAAATACTGGATCCAGGGGGACCCCGAGTCAGAAGCTCGCCTCATCGATGTCAAATCACCATCGGCAGAACTGAGTAACCTCTACCCCTTCTGTGACTATGAGATGCAAGTCTGTGCCTACAATGCCGTGGGTGAAGGGGTCTACTCCGACATCGTCCACTGCCGCACGCTGGAGGATG TGCCCAGCGAGCCTGGCCGCTTGGCTTTCAACGTTGTCTCTTCCACTGTGACgcagctgagctgggctgaGCCCGCAGAAACCAACGGGGAGATCACGGCGTATGAAGTCAGCTATGGACTTGTTAACGAGGACAACA TACCCATTGGCCCAGTGAAGAAGGTGCTGGTGGAAGACCCAAAGAAACGCATGGTGCTGATAGAAAACCTGCGGGAGTCCCAGCCCTACCGTTACATGGTGAAGGCCAGAAATGGTGCTGGCTGGGGGCCTGAGAGAGAAGCCACCATCAACCTTGCTACGCAGCCCAGGCGTCCGTTGTCCA TCCCGATCATCCCTGATGTCCCCATCATCGATGCTGAAGGAGGTGAGGACTACGACAGCTACCTGATGTACAGCACAGATGTGCTTCGTTCTCCAGTTGGCAGCAAGCATCCCAGCGTCTCTGATGATTCAG AGCACCTGCTGAACGGCCGGGTGGACTTCTCCGGCAGCAGCGGCACACTGACCAGGGCAACAAACACCAGCTACCACCAGATGAGCTCACAcgtgcagcaggagcacagggtGATGGGCAGCTCCTCGCTGACCAGAGACTACTCCACGATGATGATGGGGCACG ATTACCCAGGGCGACCCCTCCCTCCCATCCATGAAGATGCTGGGAGGAAAATCCCGCTGCCCCGGGATGTGGGTTTCAGGAGCAGGGCAAAGGTGAAGGGTTACTACCCCAGCACCGGCTTTCGGGACTCTATAATCATGACTGATGGGTCCGCAGGGATTTGCAAGTACATAG ATTCCAGGCTGCCGCTGGGCGTCCCCGACACCCCGACCCGTTTGGTCTTCTCCGCCTTGGGGCCCACCTCCCTGAAGGTGAGCTGGCAGGAGCCGCACTGTGAGAAGGAGGTGCAGGGCTACAGCGTGCAGTACCAGCTGCTCAACGGAG GAGAGGTGCACCGCCTCACCATCCCCAACCCCGGCCAGAACTCAGTGGTGGTGGAGGACCTGCTGCCCAACCACTCCTACATCTTCAAGGTGAAGGCGCAGAGTGAGGAGGGCTGGGGCCCCGAGAGGGAAGGAGTCATCACTATTGAGTCCCAGGTGGACCCACAGAGCCCGCTCAGCCCTGTTCCAG GTTCCCCCTTCACTCTGAGCACACCCAGCGCTCCCGGACCACTGGTCTTCACTGCCCTCAGCCCCGAttccctgcagctcagctgggagAGGCCCCGCAAGCCCAACGGGGCCATCCTGGGCTACATGGTCACCTGCGAGATGCTGCACGGAGGAG GGGAGCCCAGGAATATCTACGTTGAAGGAGACAATCCAGAAACAACCCTGACCGTGCCCCACCTGAGCGAGAACATCCCGTACAAGTTCAAAGTGCAAGCCAAGACCACCCAAGGCTTCGGGCCGGAGAGAGAAGGCATCATCACCATCGAATCTCAGGACGGAG gcACTTTCTCACAGTTTGGAGGACAGCAGTACATGAGAGAAGTGTACAACTTTCCTACTGAATACACCACCAAAACCAgcatcagccactcctccctgGACCCCCACTTCTCAG ACGGCATGCTGATGACGACCCAGCGGGTGGAGAGCGCCAGCAGCACCCTCACCAAGCAGGTCACCAAAGAGTTCGTCAGCAGGACCGTGATGTCCAGTGGGACCCTCACCAAGCAGATGGAGAGGCAGTTCTACGAGGCCTGA